The following proteins are encoded in a genomic region of Natrinema sp. DC36:
- a CDS encoding proton-conducting transporter membrane subunit, translating into MSSVDLLLPLLIAVPIISATLPIALGLRYDRTGWSVAAVTTTGLFAGALALASAVYTGGEAVTHTLGGYPRTYGIELVADEFSLLIVLLVTVVATGVLAYTRRGGPRGNTFYTAYLLLVAGLLGISLTGDVFNLFVFLEITSIATYALVASGDGPEAAVASLKYLILGTVAASMYLIGVAFVFMATGTLNMVELASAIPAAERPVLIRAGFAFIVVGFAVKVAQWPLHTWQPSAYQRAPDGVTPLIAALVSTASAYAFGRVIVTVFGVDYLAAMPNAASIVVTVGCVSVLAGTVLAVIQTEVKRMLAYSSVSQFGLVIAAYGVVIAGSSETALLGATVHLVGHGLLKAGLFLSAAVVATSYGARTVDEYAGLAGERPFVAGSMAVLLLVLVGVPPGVGFVGKWYIALGAVQSELWPVAAVIFLSTMLTLAYAARLLEKMYFTPPLSVGSADAPGSIATDGGNADADDGSAGASTHGNATPDAVSVGMIAVVVGFALAAVALGFAGGTFANLLEPFITEVFN; encoded by the coding sequence ATGAGTAGCGTCGACCTGCTCTTGCCGCTGCTGATCGCGGTCCCCATCATCAGCGCGACGCTTCCGATCGCGCTCGGCCTGCGGTACGACCGGACCGGATGGTCCGTCGCCGCGGTCACGACGACCGGGCTCTTCGCCGGAGCCCTCGCCCTCGCGAGCGCCGTCTACACCGGTGGGGAAGCGGTAACCCATACGCTCGGCGGCTACCCCCGGACGTACGGAATCGAACTCGTCGCCGACGAGTTCTCGCTGCTGATCGTTCTGCTCGTCACGGTCGTCGCCACCGGCGTCCTCGCGTACACGCGTCGCGGCGGCCCGCGCGGGAACACGTTCTACACCGCGTACCTGCTGTTAGTCGCCGGCCTGCTCGGTATCTCGCTGACCGGCGACGTCTTCAACCTGTTCGTCTTCCTCGAGATCACGAGCATCGCGACCTACGCGCTCGTCGCGAGCGGCGACGGCCCGGAGGCAGCGGTCGCCTCCCTGAAGTACCTGATCCTGGGGACGGTCGCCGCGTCGATGTACCTGATCGGCGTCGCTTTCGTCTTCATGGCGACGGGGACGCTCAACATGGTCGAACTCGCGAGCGCGATTCCGGCGGCCGAACGGCCCGTCCTGATTCGGGCCGGCTTCGCGTTCATCGTCGTCGGTTTCGCCGTCAAGGTCGCCCAGTGGCCCCTGCACACCTGGCAGCCGAGCGCCTATCAGCGGGCTCCCGACGGCGTGACGCCGCTGATCGCCGCGCTGGTTTCGACCGCCTCCGCCTACGCCTTCGGTCGGGTCATCGTCACCGTCTTCGGCGTCGACTATCTCGCCGCCATGCCGAACGCGGCGTCGATCGTCGTCACCGTCGGCTGCGTGAGCGTCCTCGCGGGCACCGTCCTGGCCGTGATCCAGACCGAGGTCAAGCGGATGCTCGCTTATTCCTCGGTCTCGCAGTTCGGCCTCGTCATCGCCGCCTACGGGGTCGTCATCGCGGGCAGTTCCGAGACCGCGCTTCTCGGTGCGACCGTTCACCTCGTCGGTCACGGGCTGTTGAAGGCCGGCCTCTTTCTGTCGGCCGCCGTCGTGGCGACGAGTTACGGCGCTCGCACCGTCGACGAGTACGCCGGACTCGCCGGGGAACGCCCGTTCGTCGCCGGTTCGATGGCCGTCCTCCTGCTGGTTCTGGTCGGCGTCCCGCCGGGCGTCGGCTTCGTCGGCAAGTGGTACATCGCCCTCGGTGCCGTCCAGTCGGAACTGTGGCCCGTCGCTGCCGTGATCTTCCTCAGTACTATGCTCACCCTCGCCTACGCCGCCCGCCTGCTCGAGAAGATGTACTTCACACCACCGCTCTCGGTCGGTTCGGCGGACGCGCCGGGCTCGATCGCGACGGACGGCGGTAATGCCGACGCTGACGACGGCTCCGCCGGCGCTTCCACGCACGGCAACGCCACCCCCGACGCCGTCTCGGTCGGCATGATCGCGGTCGTCGTCGGCTTCGCGCTCGCCGCCGTCGCACTCGGCTTCGCGGGCGGGACGTTCGCCAACTTGCTCGAGCCGTTCATCACGGAGGTGTTCAACTGA
- a CDS encoding cation:proton antiporter subunit C yields the protein MIDLLTSHYTYVLLFVLLGLGIYMVIASENLVKKLIGVNLFQSAIFLFFISMAYIEGGSAPIVPHEGVPGEVMVASPLPQVIVLTAIVVGIALTAVGLALIIRIYAEYGTLREDTLREVRADE from the coding sequence ATGATTGATCTCCTGACGAGCCACTACACGTACGTGCTGTTGTTCGTCCTGCTGGGTCTCGGGATCTACATGGTGATCGCCAGCGAGAACCTCGTGAAGAAGCTGATCGGCGTGAACCTCTTCCAGTCGGCCATCTTCCTGTTTTTCATCTCGATGGCCTACATCGAGGGCGGCTCGGCACCGATCGTCCCTCACGAGGGCGTTCCGGGGGAGGTCATGGTCGCGAGCCCGCTGCCACAGGTCATCGTGTTGACCGCCATCGTCGTCGGCATCGCGCTGACGGCGGTCGGACTGGCCCTGATCATCCGGATCTACGCGGAGTACGGGACGCTCCGCGAGGACACCCTTCGGGAGGTGCGCGCCGATGAGTAG
- a CDS encoding MnhB domain-containing protein encodes MSGSIDDTYTESQVIMTAVKIIAPFTLTYGLFMTFHGGDAPGGGFQGGTIVGVTVLMLAFAFGIEPTRQWLRNSFLAGLVTGGVVIFGAIGLAMVALGGDFLEFTMLKEVFHIKPKWGLEAVEIAGISLIVSGTIISLFFTMAAGFSPDRPSGTGGGSRADAAETPDSSNAEVSDDD; translated from the coding sequence ATGTCTGGATCCATCGACGATACCTACACCGAGAGTCAGGTGATCATGACCGCCGTCAAGATCATCGCACCGTTTACGCTCACCTACGGGCTGTTCATGACGTTCCACGGTGGTGACGCCCCCGGCGGCGGCTTCCAGGGCGGAACCATCGTCGGCGTCACCGTCCTCATGCTCGCCTTCGCCTTCGGCATCGAACCGACCCGACAGTGGCTCCGGAACTCGTTCCTCGCCGGCCTCGTCACCGGCGGCGTCGTCATCTTCGGCGCTATCGGCCTCGCGATGGTCGCCCTCGGCGGGGACTTCCTCGAGTTTACCATGCTCAAAGAGGTCTTCCACATCAAGCCGAAGTGGGGACTCGAGGCCGTCGAGATCGCCGGTATCTCGCTGATCGTCTCCGGGACCATCATCAGCCTCTTCTTTACGATGGCAGCGGGATTCTCGCCCGACCGACCGAGCGGGACCGGTGGCGGCAGCCGTGCCGACGCCGCCGAGACTCCCGATTCGTCCAACGCGGAGGTGAGCGACGATGATTGA
- a CDS encoding DUF4040 domain-containing protein, whose protein sequence is MSLFAYTLVAFILVTAVATVLFRDVLSVIIVFGAYSLGMAILYTFLLAPDVAMTEAAIGAGVTTLLLLLTIARTTRPSTDRLAERIHVPAVVVVGAFVLLLCTAVLPEMYAVGGTETPVWSNPDVTQHYITETYSQTGVENAVTSVLAAYRGFDTFGEAVVVFAAGVSTLLVLKREVFA, encoded by the coding sequence ATGAGTCTGTTCGCGTATACCCTCGTCGCGTTCATTCTGGTGACGGCCGTTGCGACGGTGCTGTTCCGCGACGTGCTCTCGGTGATCATCGTCTTCGGCGCCTACAGTCTCGGAATGGCGATCCTCTACACGTTCCTGTTGGCTCCCGACGTCGCGATGACCGAGGCCGCGATCGGTGCCGGCGTGACGACGCTGTTGCTACTGCTGACGATCGCGCGAACGACGCGGCCCTCGACGGATCGGCTCGCGGAACGAATTCACGTTCCGGCGGTCGTCGTCGTCGGGGCGTTCGTCCTACTGCTCTGTACCGCCGTCCTGCCCGAGATGTACGCGGTCGGCGGCACGGAGACGCCGGTCTGGTCGAACCCGGACGTGACCCAACATTACATCACGGAGACGTACAGCCAAACCGGCGTCGAGAACGCGGTGACATCCGTCCTCGCCGCCTACCGTGGCTTCGACACCTTCGGCGAAGCGGTCGTCGTCTTCGCCGCCGGCGTCTCGACGCTGCTCGTCCTGAAACGCGAGGTGTTCGCCTAA
- the mnhG gene encoding monovalent cation/H(+) antiporter subunit G, which translates to MIETIRFWAIVVLLGFGVLFTLVSTVGIIRLPDIYARAHTASQTDTLGAGFALAGVALAFGWQHGAIYTVLLLFFVFVTNPTAAHAIARSAAETGVEPILAEEGAGAETDETEAATETDGEP; encoded by the coding sequence GTGATCGAGACGATCCGCTTTTGGGCGATCGTCGTCCTCCTCGGGTTCGGCGTGTTGTTTACGCTCGTCTCGACGGTCGGCATCATCCGCCTCCCGGATATTTACGCGCGGGCTCACACCGCCTCCCAGACGGACACGCTCGGTGCCGGGTTCGCACTCGCCGGCGTCGCGTTGGCGTTCGGCTGGCAGCACGGGGCGATCTACACCGTCCTCCTGCTGTTCTTCGTGTTCGTCACGAACCCGACCGCGGCCCACGCGATCGCCCGATCTGCAGCGGAGACCGGTGTCGAGCCGATCCTCGCCGAGGAGGGAGCGGGCGCGGAGACGGACGAAACCGAGGCCGCTACCGAAACGGACGGTGAGCCGTGA
- a CDS encoding cation:proton antiporter, which produces MTPASLEDVFLAAAALFVILAIAMFYRAIVGPTTQDRLLAVNVLGTNTVVVLALLAAGLDQAWFLDVALIYALLNFLMSIAISKFTVERGGVL; this is translated from the coding sequence GTGACGCCGGCTTCGCTCGAGGACGTCTTCCTCGCCGCGGCCGCGCTGTTCGTGATCCTCGCGATTGCGATGTTCTACCGGGCTATCGTCGGCCCGACGACGCAGGACCGGCTGTTGGCAGTGAACGTGCTCGGAACGAACACGGTCGTCGTCCTCGCTCTGCTGGCTGCGGGGCTCGATCAGGCGTGGTTCCTTGACGTGGCGCTGATCTACGCACTGCTGAACTTCCTGATGTCGATCGCGATCTCGAAGTTCACCGTCGAGCGAGGTGGCGTGCTGTGA
- a CDS encoding monovalent cation/H+ antiporter subunit E — protein sequence MAVERLLVPLSDTVTVRQTVGYAVQSGLETADSLECHLVVAMPYDADVPESDQYSEDANGLLSRARNWVEEDAGEADVTIETATLGTDEYLFGPRDYAEIFDAYVDEHGIDRIVLDPEYQPGVTAQMLQPLERELERIGVAYDEAPVERSARRGRLAGGTEDFDRLFATFLLSYGFYLVLGDPTYWFDLLTGAAVAGIVAVTLARVTFTVPLDRVQSPLRVVRFTIYIPYLLWEIVKANLAVSAVILRPSMPIEPTLTRVNSRVRSGLPLLALANSITLTPGTLTVRATNQQLLVHTLIPTARDDLFDGGLERAIRFVFYGRDSAAIPSPRERGDAEIVGGDEL from the coding sequence GTGGCGGTTGAACGCCTGCTCGTCCCGCTGTCGGACACGGTGACCGTTCGCCAGACGGTCGGCTACGCCGTCCAATCGGGGCTCGAGACCGCTGACTCGCTCGAGTGTCACCTCGTCGTCGCGATGCCCTACGACGCCGACGTCCCCGAGAGCGACCAGTACAGCGAAGATGCCAACGGACTGCTCTCGCGGGCCCGAAACTGGGTCGAAGAGGACGCCGGCGAGGCCGACGTGACGATCGAAACGGCGACGCTCGGGACCGACGAGTACCTCTTCGGGCCGCGAGACTACGCCGAAATCTTCGACGCCTACGTCGACGAACACGGGATCGACCGCATCGTGCTCGATCCGGAGTATCAGCCGGGCGTCACCGCGCAGATGCTCCAGCCCCTCGAGCGCGAACTCGAGCGCATCGGAGTCGCCTACGACGAGGCTCCGGTCGAGCGGTCGGCCCGCCGCGGTCGTCTCGCCGGCGGGACCGAGGACTTCGACCGTCTGTTCGCGACGTTCCTGCTCTCCTACGGTTTCTATCTCGTCCTCGGGGATCCGACCTACTGGTTCGATCTCCTCACCGGCGCTGCGGTCGCCGGTATCGTCGCCGTCACGCTCGCACGGGTGACGTTTACCGTGCCGCTCGACCGCGTGCAGTCGCCGCTCCGCGTCGTTCGGTTCACCATCTACATCCCGTACCTGCTCTGGGAGATCGTCAAGGCCAATCTCGCGGTCTCGGCCGTGATACTCCGACCGTCGATGCCGATCGAACCCACGCTGACTCGCGTCAACTCCCGCGTGCGAAGCGGCCTGCCGCTGCTCGCGCTGGCCAACAGTATCACGCTCACGCCGGGGACCCTGACCGTTCGGGCGACCAACCAACAGCTGCTCGTCCACACGCTGATTCCCACCGCCCGCGACGACCTCTTCGACGGCGGACTCGAGCGAGCGATTCGATTCGTCTTCTACGGCCGGGATTCGGCGGCGATCCCCTCGCCGCGCGAACGCGGCGACGCGGAAATCGTCGGAGGTGACGAGCTGTGA
- a CDS encoding CbtB domain-containing protein, protein MTTTETVHDRIGTARDDLTTGQLVAVFAFVAAMTFALLFLQEPLAHDSMHNFRHAAGVVCH, encoded by the coding sequence ATGACGACGACCGAAACCGTTCACGATCGAATCGGGACCGCACGCGATGACCTCACGACCGGCCAGCTCGTGGCCGTCTTCGCGTTCGTCGCGGCGATGACGTTCGCACTACTCTTCCTCCAGGAGCCGCTAGCCCACGACTCCATGCACAACTTCCGGCACGCGGCCGGCGTGGTCTGTCACTGA
- a CDS encoding CbtA family protein yields MLVDYLERGVLAGAIAGIAYGAYMAFVANPLIGYMETLAEGGEHGEHAHEAGEHAHEAGEHAHAAGEHAHAVSEATTAAVSIGSGVLWGILLGGVFALGFYFLEPALPGRGNVKAYVLAGAGFLTVSVAPWLVLPPTAPGAEQAYDPTLRIAIYVCLIAVGAVVAAASIYGYTRGSARSLPLGVVAAAVPIVALVAATAIAAPTIVESGAMPADLVAAFRGLTVLSQAALWVLVAGCFSWLRPRSDERATAEQREELLSSP; encoded by the coding sequence ATGCTCGTCGACTACCTCGAGCGCGGCGTCCTCGCCGGCGCGATCGCCGGAATCGCGTACGGCGCGTATATGGCGTTCGTTGCGAACCCGCTTATCGGGTACATGGAGACGCTCGCCGAGGGCGGGGAGCACGGCGAACACGCTCATGAAGCGGGCGAACATGCTCACGAGGCTGGTGAGCACGCCCACGCTGCCGGCGAACACGCCCATGCGGTAAGCGAGGCGACGACGGCCGCGGTGAGCATCGGCAGCGGCGTCCTCTGGGGGATCCTGCTGGGCGGCGTCTTCGCCCTGGGCTTCTACTTCCTCGAACCGGCGCTGCCCGGCCGCGGGAACGTCAAGGCCTACGTACTGGCCGGTGCCGGCTTCCTCACCGTCTCGGTCGCGCCGTGGCTGGTGTTGCCGCCGACGGCACCGGGGGCCGAACAGGCGTACGATCCGACGCTTCGGATCGCGATCTACGTCTGTCTCATCGCCGTCGGCGCAGTCGTCGCGGCGGCATCGATCTACGGGTATACCCGCGGGTCGGCTCGGAGTCTCCCGCTCGGAGTGGTCGCGGCGGCGGTTCCCATCGTCGCCCTCGTCGCGGCCACCGCGATCGCGGCGCCGACCATCGTCGAGTCCGGCGCGATGCCGGCCGATCTCGTCGCCGCGTTCCGCGGACTGACCGTCTTGAGCCAGGCCGCCCTGTGGGTCCTTGTAGCCGGCTGCTTCAGTTGGCTTCGACCGCGATCCGACGAACGAGCGACCGCCGAGCAACGCGAGGAACTACTGAGCAGTCCATGA
- a CDS encoding (2Fe-2S) ferredoxin domain-containing protein, protein MKNRTEEHRERLEAHVFVCATDRDSEHASCGSAGADETVAAAKAWLRDRDAFWTSVSVSTTSCLGLCSESGTAISIQPRNAWYSDVTPADVPELLASEFGPDAEHVGDR, encoded by the coding sequence ATGAAGAATCGGACCGAAGAACACCGCGAACGCCTCGAAGCCCACGTGTTCGTCTGCGCCACCGATCGCGATTCCGAACACGCGAGTTGCGGTAGCGCCGGGGCCGACGAGACTGTCGCCGCGGCGAAAGCGTGGTTACGCGATCGCGACGCGTTCTGGACGAGCGTCTCGGTCAGTACAACCTCGTGTCTGGGGCTGTGCAGCGAGAGCGGGACCGCGATCTCGATTCAACCGCGAAACGCGTGGTACTCGGACGTAACACCGGCGGACGTTCCCGAATTGCTCGCCTCGGAGTTCGGCCCGGACGCGGAGCACGTCGGCGATCGGTGA
- a CDS encoding class I adenylate-forming enzyme family protein, producing the protein MLAWPDETIYEGIASVAATDPERRAVVFDETVWSYDDLLAESRALARGLADLGVSRGDVVAVWLGNRPEWIACQLATSLLGAAMVAVNTRYRTHELEYMLEDSGASVLVTEDALLGRDYHEMLATAVPEVLEQSPEEFDPDSIPTLEAIVSLEPSADLPALRAYDDVLETGRARDRDALEPASDPEAPAAIFYTSGTTSDPKGCLQSSQSLLNHSAHVADHLGVTEDDVGVATLPFCGIWGYNTLFSALATGATLVTQTHFDPGETIRLVDEYEATSLTGLGVMFERMLEHDVFDPSRVETVETGVVGFISKGFDEKSFERIESTFGFPVVQPYGLSEANSQIFVGDPDDPAERRKRVGGPPVHPEIEATIVDPETRAELPAGEEGELAIRGYLLADGYLGKPAATAAAFDEEGWFYTGDLAETDADGYVYYRSRLDDALRVRGFLVAPREIGAAVEDHPDVRSCEVVGAPHPRHGEVPVAFVVPVASDGDEPTSDILEAFLESRVADYKVPEAFEFVDGFPTTEGPNGEKVRKTALRERVRDRFGG; encoded by the coding sequence ATGCTTGCGTGGCCAGACGAGACTATCTACGAGGGGATCGCGTCAGTGGCGGCGACCGACCCGGAGCGGCGGGCCGTGGTCTTCGACGAAACAGTGTGGAGTTACGACGACCTGCTTGCGGAGAGTCGCGCGCTCGCCCGCGGGCTCGCCGATCTGGGCGTATCCCGGGGGGACGTCGTCGCGGTCTGGCTGGGAAACCGCCCCGAGTGGATCGCCTGTCAGCTCGCGACCTCGTTGCTGGGCGCGGCGATGGTCGCGGTCAACACCCGCTACCGAACCCACGAACTCGAGTACATGCTCGAGGACTCGGGCGCGAGCGTCCTCGTCACCGAGGACGCGCTGCTCGGGCGGGACTACCACGAGATGCTCGCGACGGCTGTTCCCGAGGTTCTCGAACAGTCGCCCGAGGAATTCGATCCCGATTCGATTCCCACCCTCGAGGCGATCGTGAGCCTCGAGCCGTCGGCCGATCTGCCGGCATTGCGAGCCTACGACGACGTCCTGGAGACGGGCCGAGCGCGGGATCGGGACGCTCTCGAGCCCGCGAGCGACCCCGAAGCCCCGGCAGCGATCTTCTACACGAGCGGGACGACGAGCGACCCGAAAGGCTGTCTCCAGTCGAGTCAGTCGCTGCTGAATCACTCCGCCCACGTCGCGGACCATCTCGGCGTGACCGAGGATGACGTCGGTGTCGCGACGCTCCCGTTCTGTGGCATCTGGGGGTACAATACGCTCTTCAGCGCACTCGCAACGGGAGCGACGCTCGTGACGCAGACTCACTTCGACCCCGGCGAGACGATTCGGCTGGTCGACGAGTACGAGGCGACCTCCCTCACGGGGCTCGGCGTGATGTTCGAACGGATGCTCGAGCACGACGTCTTCGACCCGTCGCGGGTCGAGACAGTCGAGACGGGAGTCGTGGGCTTCATCAGCAAGGGGTTCGACGAGAAGTCGTTCGAGCGCATCGAATCGACGTTCGGCTTCCCGGTAGTCCAGCCCTACGGACTCTCGGAGGCGAACAGCCAGATCTTCGTCGGCGACCCCGACGATCCGGCGGAGCGACGCAAACGCGTCGGCGGACCGCCAGTCCATCCCGAGATCGAAGCGACGATCGTCGATCCCGAGACGCGCGCGGAACTGCCGGCCGGCGAGGAGGGCGAACTGGCGATCAGGGGCTATCTACTGGCCGACGGCTACCTCGGTAAGCCGGCGGCGACGGCTGCAGCCTTCGACGAAGAGGGGTGGTTCTACACCGGTGATCTCGCCGAGACGGACGCTGACGGCTACGTCTACTATCGATCGCGGCTCGACGACGCCCTGCGAGTTCGCGGCTTCCTCGTCGCACCCCGCGAGATCGGAGCCGCCGTCGAAGACCACCCCGACGTTCGCTCCTGCGAGGTCGTCGGCGCACCCCATCCCCGCCACGGCGAGGTGCCGGTCGCGTTCGTCGTCCCCGTCGCATCCGATGGCGACGAGCCCACGTCCGACATCCTCGAGGCGTTCCTCGAGTCCCGCGTGGCCGACTACAAGGTCCCCGAGGCGTTCGAGTTCGTGGACGGCTTTCCCACGACGGAGGGACCGAACGGGGAGAAGGTGCGAAAGACCGCGCTCAGGGAGCGGGTACGAGATCGATTTGGGGGATAG
- a CDS encoding MmgE/PrpD family protein encodes MPAAENGVATDLAAFVTSLSDDDVPDDARRLAERAILDTVGVTLAGAGAEGGTVAASATAAETGETTVLGRDRQLPLSDAVLVNATAGHALDFDDVALAAMDGHPSVPMVAPLLAVGEREGATGRDVLTAFVAGFEAQHFLSRPISPGHYEGGWHATSTVGLFGAAAAVANLLGLSLDRAEHALTIAASMPAGLKRNFGTTTKSIHAGQAARSGTTAALLAAEGATADSRAIDGDRGFFDLYRGDREPDLERVPDLGSHWALCEDGIDVKKYPCCYYTHAAIDAAIELAEEYDLETDDIDEVRVTASQGAADALAHDDPATGLEAKFSMPYLIGSAFARRRVGLAAFDEERIDDPAVQAVRERVSLIVDGNLSYDSNAAHVAVTTRAGDEYDRSQERPPGTHDDPLSDDELHEKFRLCADHAPETVAVDDALAALDELRTVSDVNDVLEWL; translated from the coding sequence ATGCCCGCGGCCGAGAACGGCGTCGCAACCGACCTCGCGGCGTTCGTGACATCGCTCTCGGACGACGACGTGCCCGACGACGCGCGTCGACTGGCCGAACGCGCGATCCTCGATACCGTCGGCGTGACCCTCGCGGGAGCGGGTGCCGAGGGCGGGACCGTCGCCGCGAGTGCGACCGCCGCCGAAACCGGCGAAACGACGGTGCTCGGTCGCGACCGGCAACTCCCGCTGTCCGACGCCGTCCTGGTGAACGCGACCGCCGGCCACGCGCTGGACTTCGACGACGTCGCGCTGGCGGCGATGGACGGCCACCCGAGCGTGCCGATGGTCGCCCCGCTGCTGGCCGTCGGCGAGCGCGAGGGCGCGACCGGACGGGACGTTCTCACGGCCTTCGTCGCCGGTTTCGAGGCGCAGCACTTCCTCTCGAGGCCAATCAGTCCCGGCCACTACGAGGGCGGCTGGCACGCCACCTCGACCGTCGGCCTCTTCGGTGCCGCCGCGGCCGTCGCGAACCTGCTCGGGCTTTCCCTCGACCGCGCCGAACACGCGCTCACTATCGCCGCATCGATGCCGGCCGGCCTCAAGCGAAACTTCGGGACGACGACCAAGTCGATCCACGCTGGCCAGGCCGCTCGATCGGGTACGACCGCGGCCCTACTCGCCGCCGAGGGCGCGACCGCCGATTCGAGAGCGATCGACGGAGACCGCGGCTTCTTCGACCTCTATCGCGGGGACCGCGAACCGGACCTCGAGCGGGTGCCCGACCTCGGCTCGCACTGGGCGCTGTGCGAGGACGGCATCGACGTCAAGAAGTACCCGTGCTGTTACTACACCCACGCCGCGATCGACGCCGCGATCGAACTCGCCGAGGAGTACGACCTCGAGACGGACGATATCGACGAAGTTCGAGTGACGGCCTCCCAGGGTGCGGCCGACGCGCTCGCACACGACGACCCCGCGACGGGCCTCGAGGCGAAGTTCTCGATGCCGTACCTGATCGGGAGCGCGTTCGCCCGACGACGCGTCGGGCTCGCCGCATTCGACGAGGAGCGGATCGACGATCCGGCAGTTCAGGCCGTCCGCGAGCGCGTGTCCCTCATCGTCGACGGGAACCTGTCGTACGACTCGAACGCCGCGCACGTTGCGGTGACGACTCGTGCCGGCGACGAGTACGACCGCAGCCAGGAACGGCCTCCCGGGACCCACGACGACCCGCTCTCGGACGACGAACTGCACGAGAAGTTCCGACTGTGCGCAGACCACGCCCCGGAAACGGTCGCGGTCGACGACGCGCTGGCTGCGCTGGACGAGCTGCGGACGGTGTCGGACGTGAACGACGTCCTCGAGTGGCTCTGA
- a CDS encoding quinone-dependent dihydroorotate dehydrogenase: MTLYSRVRPLAFKLPAETAHDLGKRTLRATQSTWPTRAALAAAYQYRHPALEVDLFDATFPNPVGVAAGFDKNAEVTHALEALGFGFVEVGTVTPYPQSGNDRPRLFRLREDEAMVNRMGFNGQGMERVKSRLETDGTPNIPLGVNVGKMNSSSEREAIEDYRRVFDRLSPFADYVVVNVSCPNTPDEFDEGSPEHLRTIFETLEAENDRDVPILVKIGPDEPQESVFDLVDIVHEFDLDGIVATNTSTTREGLESPNREEWGGLSGKPMADRSTAVIRAIAEYTDGDLPIIGVGGVDSAESAYEKIRAGASLVQLYTGFVYDGPSTAKRINRGLVELLERDGYSSVEAAVGADLE, encoded by the coding sequence ATGACGCTGTACTCGCGGGTCAGGCCCCTCGCGTTCAAACTGCCGGCCGAGACGGCTCACGATCTCGGCAAACGGACGCTCCGGGCGACCCAATCGACCTGGCCGACGCGGGCGGCGCTGGCCGCCGCCTACCAGTACCGGCATCCCGCACTCGAGGTCGACCTGTTCGACGCGACGTTTCCGAACCCGGTCGGCGTCGCCGCCGGCTTCGACAAGAACGCCGAAGTGACTCACGCGCTCGAGGCGTTAGGCTTCGGCTTCGTCGAAGTCGGAACCGTCACACCCTATCCGCAGTCGGGTAACGACCGGCCCCGACTCTTCCGCCTGCGAGAGGACGAGGCGATGGTTAATCGGATGGGATTCAACGGCCAGGGAATGGAGCGCGTCAAATCGCGACTCGAGACCGACGGCACCCCGAATATCCCACTCGGCGTCAACGTCGGCAAGATGAACTCCTCGAGCGAGCGCGAGGCGATCGAGGACTACCGACGCGTCTTCGATCGACTCTCGCCGTTCGCCGACTACGTCGTGGTCAACGTCTCCTGTCCGAACACGCCCGACGAGTTCGACGAGGGCTCGCCCGAGCACCTCCGGACGATCTTCGAGACGCTCGAGGCCGAAAACGATCGGGACGTGCCGATTCTGGTGAAAATCGGTCCAGACGAGCCCCAGGAGTCCGTCTTCGACCTGGTCGACATCGTCCACGAGTTCGATCTCGACGGCATCGTCGCGACGAACACGTCGACGACCCGCGAGGGCCTCGAGTCGCCGAACCGCGAGGAGTGGGGCGGACTCAGCGGGAAACCGATGGCGGACCGCTCGACGGCGGTCATCCGCGCGATCGCGGAGTACACGGACGGCGACCTGCCGATCATCGGCGTCGGCGGCGTCGATTCGGCGGAGAGCGCCTACGAAAAGATCAGGGCCGGCGCGTCGCTCGTCCAGTTGTACACCGGTTTCGTCTACGACGGGCCGTCGACGGCCAAGCGGATCAACAGGGGACTGGTCGAATTGCTCGAGCGCGACGGCTACTCGTCGGTCGAAGCGGCGGTCGGCGCGGATCTCGAGTAG